In a genomic window of Rubrobacter calidifluminis:
- a CDS encoding DoxX family membrane protein, translated as MAWVRMLIGATWLDGAAEKLANPHFPQQFAATLRSGGYVAQAPLFFQQFMRQHVIPNAELFANLTRAGELVFGALLVLGLLTNLAALWSIAFSGMLIVSQGGLGFGEGLAPPQFFTIDLIMALLSLFVLLSPAAKSLSVDGRLFRKSKLLAPLLTNRRAGSRRATAR; from the coding sequence ATGGCGTGGGTGAGGATGCTCATCGGGGCGACCTGGCTCGATGGGGCGGCGGAGAAGCTGGCCAACCCCCACTTCCCGCAGCAGTTCGCCGCCACGCTGCGCTCCGGGGGTTACGTGGCCCAGGCTCCTCTCTTCTTCCAGCAGTTCATGCGCCAGCACGTCATCCCGAACGCCGAGCTCTTCGCCAACCTCACCCGCGCGGGGGAGCTCGTCTTCGGGGCGCTGCTCGTCCTCGGCCTCCTGACCAACCTGGCTGCGCTCTGGAGCATCGCGTTCAGCGGGATGCTCATCGTCTCTCAGGGTGGCCTCGGGTTCGGGGAAGGCCTCGCTCCCCCGCAGTTTTTTACGATCGACCTGATCATGGCGCTGCTCTCGCTCTTCGTGCTGCTGAGCCCGGCGGCGAAGTCGCTCTCGGTGGACGGGCGTCTCTTCAGGAAGAGCAAACTCCTGGCCCCGCTCCTGACCAACCGCCGGGCGGGCTCCCGACGCGCCACCGCCAGGTAG